In Sphaeramia orbicularis chromosome 10, fSphaOr1.1, whole genome shotgun sequence, the following proteins share a genomic window:
- the fibpa gene encoding fibroblast growth factor (acidic) intracellular binding protein a isoform X1, protein MQMAVELDVFVGNTTIMDEEVYQLWLDGYTVNDAVKVRMEGGVLEECETSADVLLSDTMDQYRTFQMCERLLHSPAKLANQLLFQIPPHRQAILIERYYAFDDAFVREVLGKKLSKGTKKDLDDISAKTTVTLKSCRRQFDNFKRVLKVVEELKGPLVENIRQHFLLSDKLARDYAAIVFFANNRFETGKRKLQYLTFQDFAFCAGQLINNWTVGAVDNMVEDMDVDLDKEFLQELKELKILITDKDLLDQHKSLVCTALRGKTKAFNEMEANFKNLSRGLVNIAAKLTNTKDVRDFFIDLVEKFIEPCRSDRWTAADMRLYLTHYTNSAHILDTFKHQVVWDRYMGVIKSCIFKMYHD, encoded by the exons ATGCAGATGGCAGTGGAGCTGGATGTGTTCGTTGGTAACACCACTATCATGGATGAAGAGGTTTACCAGCTGTGGTTAGATGGATACACAG TGAATGATGCAGTCAAGGTGCGAATGGAAGGAGGGGTACTGGAGGAGTGTGAGACAAGTGCAGATGTTCTGCTGAGTGACACCATGGACCAGTACAGGACTTTCCAGATGTGTGAGCGTCTTCTGCATAGTCCAGCCAAATTAGCCAACCAGCTACTGTTTCAGATCCCACCTCATCGACAAGCCATCCTCATAGAAAG gTACTACGCATTTGATGATGCATTTGTTCGTGAAGTACTGGGCAAAAAACTATCAAAAGGAACCAAAAAAGACTTGGATGATATTAGTGCCAAGACTACTGTGACTCTGAAAAGCTGCAGACGACAG TTTGATAACTTCAAGCGTGTTCTCAAAGTTGTGGAAGAGCTGAAGGGACCCCTGGTGGAGAACATTCGTCAGCATTTTCTTCTGTCTGACAAACTGGCACG AGATTATGCCGCCATTGTTTTCTTTGCAAATAACCGCTTTGAGACAGGAAAAAGAAAGCTGCAGTATCTCACTTTCCAGGACTTTGCTTTCTGTGCTGGGCAGCTTATCAACAACTGGACAGTTGGTGCTGTTG ATAACATGGTGGAAGACATGGATGTTGATCTTGATAAAGAATTTTTGCAAGAGTTGAAAGAACTGAAGATTTTAATAACAGACAAAGACCTGCTGGACCAACATAAAAG TCTGGTCTGTACAGCTCTAAGAGGAAAGACTAAAGCTTTTAATGAGATGGAGGCTAATTTCAAG AATCTTTCTCGAGGTCTGGTCAACATTGCTGCAAAGTTAACAAACACAAAAGATGTCAGAGATTTCTTCATCGATCTTGTGGAAAag TTTATTGAGCCTTGCCGTTCAGACCGATGGACAGCTGCTGACATGAGACTCTACCTCACTCACTACACCAACTCTGCACACATACTTGACACATTCAA ACATCAAGTTGTGTGGGACCGATACATGGGCGTCATAAAAAGCTGTATCTTCAAAATGTATCATGACTGA
- the fibpa gene encoding fibroblast growth factor (acidic) intracellular binding protein a isoform X2 → MAVELDVFVGNTTIMDEEVYQLWLDGYTVNDAVKVRMEGGVLEECETSADVLLSDTMDQYRTFQMCERLLHSPAKLANQLLFQIPPHRQAILIERYYAFDDAFVREVLGKKLSKGTKKDLDDISAKTTVTLKSCRRQFDNFKRVLKVVEELKGPLVENIRQHFLLSDKLARDYAAIVFFANNRFETGKRKLQYLTFQDFAFCAGQLINNWTVGAVDNMVEDMDVDLDKEFLQELKELKILITDKDLLDQHKSLVCTALRGKTKAFNEMEANFKNLSRGLVNIAAKLTNTKDVRDFFIDLVEKFIEPCRSDRWTAADMRLYLTHYTNSAHILDTFKHQVVWDRYMGVIKSCIFKMYHD, encoded by the exons ATGGCAGTGGAGCTGGATGTGTTCGTTGGTAACACCACTATCATGGATGAAGAGGTTTACCAGCTGTGGTTAGATGGATACACAG TGAATGATGCAGTCAAGGTGCGAATGGAAGGAGGGGTACTGGAGGAGTGTGAGACAAGTGCAGATGTTCTGCTGAGTGACACCATGGACCAGTACAGGACTTTCCAGATGTGTGAGCGTCTTCTGCATAGTCCAGCCAAATTAGCCAACCAGCTACTGTTTCAGATCCCACCTCATCGACAAGCCATCCTCATAGAAAG gTACTACGCATTTGATGATGCATTTGTTCGTGAAGTACTGGGCAAAAAACTATCAAAAGGAACCAAAAAAGACTTGGATGATATTAGTGCCAAGACTACTGTGACTCTGAAAAGCTGCAGACGACAG TTTGATAACTTCAAGCGTGTTCTCAAAGTTGTGGAAGAGCTGAAGGGACCCCTGGTGGAGAACATTCGTCAGCATTTTCTTCTGTCTGACAAACTGGCACG AGATTATGCCGCCATTGTTTTCTTTGCAAATAACCGCTTTGAGACAGGAAAAAGAAAGCTGCAGTATCTCACTTTCCAGGACTTTGCTTTCTGTGCTGGGCAGCTTATCAACAACTGGACAGTTGGTGCTGTTG ATAACATGGTGGAAGACATGGATGTTGATCTTGATAAAGAATTTTTGCAAGAGTTGAAAGAACTGAAGATTTTAATAACAGACAAAGACCTGCTGGACCAACATAAAAG TCTGGTCTGTACAGCTCTAAGAGGAAAGACTAAAGCTTTTAATGAGATGGAGGCTAATTTCAAG AATCTTTCTCGAGGTCTGGTCAACATTGCTGCAAAGTTAACAAACACAAAAGATGTCAGAGATTTCTTCATCGATCTTGTGGAAAag TTTATTGAGCCTTGCCGTTCAGACCGATGGACAGCTGCTGACATGAGACTCTACCTCACTCACTACACCAACTCTGCACACATACTTGACACATTCAA ACATCAAGTTGTGTGGGACCGATACATGGGCGTCATAAAAAGCTGTATCTTCAAAATGTATCATGACTGA
- the ccdc85b gene encoding coiled-coil domain-containing protein 85B gives MSSEGEMLNRELSKMSDEDLLACSKEELVSRLRKEESDKISALIQRGRLIKEVNKQLQGHLLEIRELKVINQRLQEENAELRDLCCFLDDDRLKVKKLAREWQLFGHHAAKVMREDLGGYLKKLADLERMQDGLVKENLDLKELCLVLEEECVSRSDSSPGGSTELNLPCMVARDLGDGSSSTGSVGSPDQLHLVCSPDD, from the coding sequence ATGAGCAGTGAAGGTGAGATGTTAAATAGAGAACTGTCAAAGATGTCTGACGAGGACCTGCTGGCGTGCTCCAAAGAGGAGCTGGTGAGCCGGCTGCGCAAAGAGGAGTCAGACAAGATTTCAGCTCTCATCCAGCGCGGACGCCTGATAAAAGAGGTAAATAAACAGCTGCAGGGACACCTCCTAGAAATCAGGGAACTGAAAGTCATTAATCAGCGCTTGCAGGAGGAAAACGCAGAGCTGAGAGACCTGTGCTGCTTCCTCGACGACGACCGGCTCAAAGTGAAGAAGCTGGCCCGGGAATGGCAGCTGTTTGGGCATCACGCTGCCAAAGTGATGCGGGAGGACCTGGGCGGATACTTGAAGAAACTCGCCGACCTGGAGCGCATGCAGGACGGACTGGTGAAGGAGAATTTGGACCTAAAGGAGCTGTGCCTGGTACTGGAGGAGGAGTGCGTCAGTAGGAGCGACTCCAGCCCCGGAGGCTCAACCGAGCTAAACCTGCCCTGCATGGTGGCCCGAGACCTGGGAGATGGAAGCTCAAGCACAGGCAGCGTGGGAAGTCCAGACCAGCTCCACCTGGTGTGTTCACCCGATGACTGA
- the fosl1a gene encoding fos-related antigen 1a: protein MYRNFGNQDRGSPSYTGSGSGTVSLGSSSTSTTQQEQKFTMAGSSQFVPSLNAITSNQDLQWMVQPSLMHPPGPSQSPVPPYPSVSRVRPLGPPLSQSHLLRPGVIRAAANTTTSTRRRNDEHLSHEELERRRVRRERNKLAAAKCRNRRRELTDSLQSETDELEDEKSRLQKEIADLQKEKEKLELVLEAHRPICKIEESDSDSDPNPSLSSLEGIKMESVGRSRPGPSTKPPVKMEKPKPKITIPTKGASTASTVASESESLHTPVLTSTPSLTPITYGMVFTYPSAALDTSASTSSHGTSHHGSVHQSQAPRPCGIAHRRSSSSGDQSDHSLHSPTILTL, encoded by the exons ATGTATCGAAACTTTGGGAATCAAGACAGAGGCAGTCCGTCCTACACAGGATCCGGGTCCGGGACAGTATCACTGGGATCCTCCAGCACCTCAACCACTCAACAGGAACAG AAGTTTACCATGGCTGGCAGCAGTCAGTTTGTACCTAGCCTCAATGCCATCACCTCCAACCAGGACCTGCAGTGGATGGTCCAGCCCTCCCTGATGCACCCACCAGGGCCTTCACAGTCTCCAGTCCCTCCTTACCCCAGTGTCTCCAGGGTTCGGCCACTGGGTCCACCACTCTCCCAGTCCCATCTTCTGAGACCAGGGGTCATAAGAGCAGCTGCAAACACCACAACTTCCACAAGACGCAGGAATGATGAACAT ttaTCCCATGAAGAGCTGGAGAGACGCAGGGTAAGAAGAGAACGTAATAAACTGGCAGCAGCAAAATGTCGCAATCGCCGTCGAGAGCTGACAGATTCATTGCAAAGT GAGACTGACGAGCTGGAGGATGAAAAGTCCCGGTTACAGAAGGAAATAGCAGATTTACAAAAGGAGAAAGAAAAGCTTGAGCTGGTCCTGGAGGCCCACCGTCCCATCTGCAAAATAGAGGAATCTGATTCGGATTCTGACCCAAACCCCTCTCTTTCATCTTTGGAAGGCATTAAAATGGAGTCTGTGGGTCGCAGCAGACCGGGGCCCTCAACAAAACCACCAGTAAAGATGGAGAAGCCCAAACCTAAGATAACCATCCCCACCAAGGGGGCATCTACAGCTTCTACTGTCGCCTCAGAATCAGAGTCACTCCACACTCCAGTTCTTACATCTACTCCTTCTCTTACTCCCATTACGTACGGGATGGTTTTCACTTATCCCTCTGCTGCTTTAGACACCAGTGCCTCCACCTCATCCCATGGTACATCTCATCATGGGAGTGTCCATCAGTCTCAGGCCCCTCGGCCTTGTGGGATAGCCCAtcgccgcagcagcagcagcggtgacCAATCAGATCACTCTCTGCACTCACCAACCATCCTCACACTGTGA